The following proteins are co-located in the Apium graveolens cultivar Ventura chromosome 5, ASM990537v1, whole genome shotgun sequence genome:
- the LOC141661948 gene encoding sister chromatid cohesion protein PDS5 homolog D-like isoform X1 — protein MASSPTITLPPCISEEELEEELTDVGNKLLKPPFSTEEVLKLLDELGCLLSKVTQEPSHSMLDSLKPAMKALMGTEILMHYDTDVKVWVASCLSEIARILAPNAPYSDEEMKNFFQLCIVAVEQLSNMSARSYLRAVLVLRTLASIRLCVLMLDLELDDLILKMFERFLDIKSCSQPDAILSDMERIMTLIVEESEECSFELLSILLKSVKRENQNVSPFSWELGQKVLKNCAGILGSDIPKAVNSMGIALNDFADIVASICQAAPKTDNAGIEKLLSEDISIRKHDEDAGEQPKSGMIGGGSDTPVQEISLANCQQTGATPLSNSQANCQQTSATPLSNCQQTSATPISNSQANCQQTSATPLSNSQAKDKSKEAMTQPSPKKRGRKPNSLRKEEEGYDNTWVIGISSSNKTPSRGKNPRKRSNPSNSSSLAGLTSPAGPGKEPKSLAFSVKNVQGASLPSPLSGNCSIPENVHPGPQSGVHQKEKLNSSMNTDNGLNLLSVSVEDLFKTENEETPAQVAPKISGSSGNPRGKRKKGVVNTGSQGDAKPKRRRAVKKNEIERTGDAAEKHGEDMTPTQTDGISRSRETRTKFPVLQLDAGIQKLGRSAPIGHATEQPGDRSEFGGATKDPGEELVGRKIKVWWPADDQFYKGVITGFDPERKKHKVEYVDGDEENLYLRAERWEIVEDEEDSEATEDTRPPIVSSASRFPGAEAGSSHPRNLIEKASVAHQKNRTSASWELGGLVRNKLKADGVASGKRTKRRTLHGEQGNKSSANDQVVEASNIPVDVGGYRVKAANAPILRSILAKYGDIAAHCMFTSAAVRASMLEVICDIVKRLQSNNVEDNMLQLEAMENEVRDAEAAKIEVSWLQQCMKQFREAEVWRSPSQLKEMNAKLMLVSRAAERDLAAAQKWAQESENCVRALAVVGKKFSDDLSFHEAEACQWRNPLDELAKP, from the exons ATGGCCTCTTCACCTACTATTACTCTCCCCCCTTGCATATCTGAAGAAGAGCTAGAAGAGGAGCTTACTGATGTGGGGAACAAGCTGCTTAAACCCCCCTTTTCGACTGAGGAAGTGCTTAAGCTTCTTGAT GAACTAGGGTGTCTCTTGTCCAAGGTCACTCAAGAGCCATCTCATTCAATGCTCGATTCTCTTAAGCCTGCCATGAAGGCGCTAATGGGCACTGAAATATTGATGCACTATGATACTGATGTAAAAGTATGGGTTGCATCGTGCCTCAGTGAAATTGCAAGGATACTGGCGCCAAATGCACCTTAcagtgatgaagaaatgaag AATTTTTTCCAGCTGTGCATCGTGGCAGTGGAGCAACTTTCCAACATGAGTGCTCGCAGTTACCTAAGAGCCGTTTTAGTTCTTAGAACCCTTGCAAGCATAAGGCTCTGTGTACTAATGTTGGACCTTGAATTGGATGACTTAATACTTAAAATGTTTGAACGGTTTTTAGACATTAAGAG TTGCAGCCAACCTGATGCTATATTATCAGACATGGAGAGAATCATGACCTTGATTGTAGAGGAAAGCGAAGAATGTTCATTTGAACTTCTTAGTATTCTTCTGAAGAGTGTGAAAAGGGAAAATCAG AATGTTTCTCCCTTTTCTTGGGAGTTGGGGCAGAAAGTCTTGAAGAACTGCGCTGGCATACTCGGATCTGATATTCCAAAAGCTGTCAATTCAATGGGAATTGCATTAAATGATTTTGCAGATATTGTTGCTTCAATATGTCAAGCGGCGCCAAAAACAGACAATGCG GGCATTGAGAAGTTATTATCAGAAGACATTAGCATAAGAAAACATGACGAAGATGCAGGTGAACAGCCAAAATCTGGCATGATTGGTGGCGGCTCTGACACTCCTGTACAGGAGATCTCTTTAGCGAATTGCCAACAGACAGGTGCCACCCCACTAAGCAATTCTCAAGCCAATTGCCAACAGACAAGTGCCACCCCACTAAGCAATTGCCAACAGACAAGTGCCACCCCAATAAGCAATTCCCAAGCCAATTGCCAACAGACAAGTGCCACCCCACTAAGCAATTCCCAAGCCAAAGATAAAAGTAAAGAAGCCATGACGCAACCGTCTCCAAAGAAAAGGGgtagaaaacctaattctctgaGAAAAGAAGAAGAGGGGTATGACAATACCTGGGTTATTGGAATAAGCAGCTCTAATAAAACACCTTCCCGTGGGAAGAATCCTAGAAAAAGAAGTAATCCGTCTAATAGTTCATCTTTGGCGGGTTTAACATCTCCAGCGGGACCTGGCAAAGAACCCAAATCTCTTGCCTTTTCAGTAAAAAATGTACAAGGTGCAAGCCTGCCTTCGCCACTGTCTGGGAACTGTAGCATTCCAGAGAATGTTCACCCTGGACCTCAATCTGGTGTGCATCAAAAAGAAAAATTGAATAGTTCGATGAATACAGACAATGGCCTCAATTTATTGTCAGTTTCTGTAGAAGACCTGTTCAAAACTGAGAATGAAGAAACGCCAGCACAAGTAGCTCCCAAAATATCTGGAAGCTCTGGGAATCCCCGGGGAAAGAGAAAGAAAGGTGTGGTAAATACTGGATCTCAAGGTGATGCAAAACCAAAACGAAGAAGGGCCGTAAAGAAAAATGAAATAGAAAGAACCGGAGATGCCGCTGAGAAACATGGAGAAGATATGACTCCTACCCAGACAGATGGCATTAGCCGTTCTCGGGAAACAAGGACGAAGTTTCCAGTTTTGCAACTTGATGCTGGTATACAAAAACTAGGCAGGAGTGCTCCCATTGGGCATGCTACTGAACAACCCGGTGACAGGTCTGAGTTTGGTGGAGCAACAAAG GATCCCGGTGAAGAGTTGGTTGGTCGCAAGATAAAGGTTTGGTGGCCAGCAGATGACCA GTTTTACAAAGGAGTCATCACAGGATTTGACCCGGAGCGAAAAAAGCATAAG GTGGAATATGTTGATGGTGATGAAGAAAATTTATATCTCAGAGCAGAACGCTGGGAAATAGTTGAAGAT GAGGAAGACAGCGAGGCAACAGAAGATACCAGGCCGCCGATAGTATCTTCAGCTAGCAG GTTCCCCGGTGCTGAAGCCGGTTCTTCTCATCCAAGGAATCTCATTGAAAAG GCTTCTGTTGCACATCAAAAGAACAGGACGTCAGCTTCGTGGGAGCTAGGTGGGCTTGTCAGAAACAAATTGAAGGCAGATGGG GTTGCCTCTGGAAAAAGGACCAAAAGGAGGACCTTGCATGGTGAACAAGGGAATAAATCATCAGCAAATGATCAAGTTGTCGAGGCAAGCAACATCCCAGTTGATGTCGGAGGATACAGAGTGAAGGCTGCCAATGCACCTATATTAAGATCCATTTTGGCCAAGTATGGCGACATTGCTGCACATTGTATGTTCACATCAGCTGCTGTGAGAGCGTCAATGCTAGAAGTGATATGTGATATTGTCAAGCGGCTTCAAAGCAACAATGTAGAAGACAATATGTTGCAGCTGGAAGCCATGGAAAATGAAGTGCGTGATGCAGAGGCAGCTAAAATTGAAGTTTCCTGGCTGCAACAGTGCATGAAGCAATTTCGAGAAGCTGAAGTGTGGAGAAGTCCTTCACAGCTTAAAGAAATGAATGCCAAACTCATGCTGGTTTCCAGAGCTGCTGAAAGGGACTTGGCAGCTGCGCAAAAGTGGGCCCAGGAATCGGAAAATTGCGTGAGAGCGTTGGCCGTGGTTGGGAAAAAATTCAGTGATGATTTGTCCTTTCATGAAGCTGAAGCGTGTCAATGGCGAAATCCTCTTGATGAGTTAGCTAAGCCTTGA
- the LOC141661948 gene encoding sister chromatid cohesion protein PDS5 homolog D-like isoform X2 has translation MASSPTITLPPCISEEELEEELTDVGNKLLKPPFSTEEVLKLLDELGCLLSKVTQEPSHSMLDSLKPAMKALMGTEILMHYDTDVKVWVASCLSEIARILAPNAPYSDEEMKNFFQLCIVAVEQLSNMSARSYLRAVLVLRTLASIRLCVLMLDLELDDLILKMFERFLDIKSQPDAILSDMERIMTLIVEESEECSFELLSILLKSVKRENQNVSPFSWELGQKVLKNCAGILGSDIPKAVNSMGIALNDFADIVASICQAAPKTDNAGIEKLLSEDISIRKHDEDAGEQPKSGMIGGGSDTPVQEISLANCQQTGATPLSNSQANCQQTSATPLSNCQQTSATPISNSQANCQQTSATPLSNSQAKDKSKEAMTQPSPKKRGRKPNSLRKEEEGYDNTWVIGISSSNKTPSRGKNPRKRSNPSNSSSLAGLTSPAGPGKEPKSLAFSVKNVQGASLPSPLSGNCSIPENVHPGPQSGVHQKEKLNSSMNTDNGLNLLSVSVEDLFKTENEETPAQVAPKISGSSGNPRGKRKKGVVNTGSQGDAKPKRRRAVKKNEIERTGDAAEKHGEDMTPTQTDGISRSRETRTKFPVLQLDAGIQKLGRSAPIGHATEQPGDRSEFGGATKDPGEELVGRKIKVWWPADDQFYKGVITGFDPERKKHKVEYVDGDEENLYLRAERWEIVEDEEDSEATEDTRPPIVSSASRFPGAEAGSSHPRNLIEKASVAHQKNRTSASWELGGLVRNKLKADGVASGKRTKRRTLHGEQGNKSSANDQVVEASNIPVDVGGYRVKAANAPILRSILAKYGDIAAHCMFTSAAVRASMLEVICDIVKRLQSNNVEDNMLQLEAMENEVRDAEAAKIEVSWLQQCMKQFREAEVWRSPSQLKEMNAKLMLVSRAAERDLAAAQKWAQESENCVRALAVVGKKFSDDLSFHEAEACQWRNPLDELAKP, from the exons ATGGCCTCTTCACCTACTATTACTCTCCCCCCTTGCATATCTGAAGAAGAGCTAGAAGAGGAGCTTACTGATGTGGGGAACAAGCTGCTTAAACCCCCCTTTTCGACTGAGGAAGTGCTTAAGCTTCTTGAT GAACTAGGGTGTCTCTTGTCCAAGGTCACTCAAGAGCCATCTCATTCAATGCTCGATTCTCTTAAGCCTGCCATGAAGGCGCTAATGGGCACTGAAATATTGATGCACTATGATACTGATGTAAAAGTATGGGTTGCATCGTGCCTCAGTGAAATTGCAAGGATACTGGCGCCAAATGCACCTTAcagtgatgaagaaatgaag AATTTTTTCCAGCTGTGCATCGTGGCAGTGGAGCAACTTTCCAACATGAGTGCTCGCAGTTACCTAAGAGCCGTTTTAGTTCTTAGAACCCTTGCAAGCATAAGGCTCTGTGTACTAATGTTGGACCTTGAATTGGATGACTTAATACTTAAAATGTTTGAACGGTTTTTAGACATTAAGAG CCAACCTGATGCTATATTATCAGACATGGAGAGAATCATGACCTTGATTGTAGAGGAAAGCGAAGAATGTTCATTTGAACTTCTTAGTATTCTTCTGAAGAGTGTGAAAAGGGAAAATCAG AATGTTTCTCCCTTTTCTTGGGAGTTGGGGCAGAAAGTCTTGAAGAACTGCGCTGGCATACTCGGATCTGATATTCCAAAAGCTGTCAATTCAATGGGAATTGCATTAAATGATTTTGCAGATATTGTTGCTTCAATATGTCAAGCGGCGCCAAAAACAGACAATGCG GGCATTGAGAAGTTATTATCAGAAGACATTAGCATAAGAAAACATGACGAAGATGCAGGTGAACAGCCAAAATCTGGCATGATTGGTGGCGGCTCTGACACTCCTGTACAGGAGATCTCTTTAGCGAATTGCCAACAGACAGGTGCCACCCCACTAAGCAATTCTCAAGCCAATTGCCAACAGACAAGTGCCACCCCACTAAGCAATTGCCAACAGACAAGTGCCACCCCAATAAGCAATTCCCAAGCCAATTGCCAACAGACAAGTGCCACCCCACTAAGCAATTCCCAAGCCAAAGATAAAAGTAAAGAAGCCATGACGCAACCGTCTCCAAAGAAAAGGGgtagaaaacctaattctctgaGAAAAGAAGAAGAGGGGTATGACAATACCTGGGTTATTGGAATAAGCAGCTCTAATAAAACACCTTCCCGTGGGAAGAATCCTAGAAAAAGAAGTAATCCGTCTAATAGTTCATCTTTGGCGGGTTTAACATCTCCAGCGGGACCTGGCAAAGAACCCAAATCTCTTGCCTTTTCAGTAAAAAATGTACAAGGTGCAAGCCTGCCTTCGCCACTGTCTGGGAACTGTAGCATTCCAGAGAATGTTCACCCTGGACCTCAATCTGGTGTGCATCAAAAAGAAAAATTGAATAGTTCGATGAATACAGACAATGGCCTCAATTTATTGTCAGTTTCTGTAGAAGACCTGTTCAAAACTGAGAATGAAGAAACGCCAGCACAAGTAGCTCCCAAAATATCTGGAAGCTCTGGGAATCCCCGGGGAAAGAGAAAGAAAGGTGTGGTAAATACTGGATCTCAAGGTGATGCAAAACCAAAACGAAGAAGGGCCGTAAAGAAAAATGAAATAGAAAGAACCGGAGATGCCGCTGAGAAACATGGAGAAGATATGACTCCTACCCAGACAGATGGCATTAGCCGTTCTCGGGAAACAAGGACGAAGTTTCCAGTTTTGCAACTTGATGCTGGTATACAAAAACTAGGCAGGAGTGCTCCCATTGGGCATGCTACTGAACAACCCGGTGACAGGTCTGAGTTTGGTGGAGCAACAAAG GATCCCGGTGAAGAGTTGGTTGGTCGCAAGATAAAGGTTTGGTGGCCAGCAGATGACCA GTTTTACAAAGGAGTCATCACAGGATTTGACCCGGAGCGAAAAAAGCATAAG GTGGAATATGTTGATGGTGATGAAGAAAATTTATATCTCAGAGCAGAACGCTGGGAAATAGTTGAAGAT GAGGAAGACAGCGAGGCAACAGAAGATACCAGGCCGCCGATAGTATCTTCAGCTAGCAG GTTCCCCGGTGCTGAAGCCGGTTCTTCTCATCCAAGGAATCTCATTGAAAAG GCTTCTGTTGCACATCAAAAGAACAGGACGTCAGCTTCGTGGGAGCTAGGTGGGCTTGTCAGAAACAAATTGAAGGCAGATGGG GTTGCCTCTGGAAAAAGGACCAAAAGGAGGACCTTGCATGGTGAACAAGGGAATAAATCATCAGCAAATGATCAAGTTGTCGAGGCAAGCAACATCCCAGTTGATGTCGGAGGATACAGAGTGAAGGCTGCCAATGCACCTATATTAAGATCCATTTTGGCCAAGTATGGCGACATTGCTGCACATTGTATGTTCACATCAGCTGCTGTGAGAGCGTCAATGCTAGAAGTGATATGTGATATTGTCAAGCGGCTTCAAAGCAACAATGTAGAAGACAATATGTTGCAGCTGGAAGCCATGGAAAATGAAGTGCGTGATGCAGAGGCAGCTAAAATTGAAGTTTCCTGGCTGCAACAGTGCATGAAGCAATTTCGAGAAGCTGAAGTGTGGAGAAGTCCTTCACAGCTTAAAGAAATGAATGCCAAACTCATGCTGGTTTCCAGAGCTGCTGAAAGGGACTTGGCAGCTGCGCAAAAGTGGGCCCAGGAATCGGAAAATTGCGTGAGAGCGTTGGCCGTGGTTGGGAAAAAATTCAGTGATGATTTGTCCTTTCATGAAGCTGAAGCGTGTCAATGGCGAAATCCTCTTGATGAGTTAGCTAAGCCTTGA